The sequence below is a genomic window from Phoenix dactylifera cultivar Barhee BC4 unplaced genomic scaffold, palm_55x_up_171113_PBpolish2nd_filt_p 000414F, whole genome shotgun sequence.
tctttttttttaataatatttttttttaataaatataaaatatttaaaaaatgatatagaaatagatagctatcaagtatactatttcaataaagatatataaatttaataaaataggtaaaatttttttttaatttaatataatttttaaatgaaaGTAAATAAAAGTAATTGCTCGAAAAGAaaggccatgaaactgattaattAACTAAGATAATGCTTGACAATagtgtttaccatgtcaagcaaaagCCGAATAGGAAATGGTTATCTCATGCCACTTCATTGTCAAggtaataaaaaaattgcacctctctataagagaaagtaggggcattatgggaaattcactccatccaataaataaaagtcccatcccaccgtctccccttcaagtgagtacccaagcagcaactgcaacatcacaacACAGCAACCATTCAACTCCCTCtagctccttttctctctctaccacccaagaggggagaagaaaccgagaggagaaaattaaaagaatctccaccctccaagaaagtccATCTccgatccccctatctttcttcccgatggcccagctggatcaggagtaatgtgagggaaggaaaaccaagaccaaaaccaaaaaagagaagggatgaaagataagagtggaagACGAAGGGGGGAAGACGAGAATGGAAGGAATGAGTATTTGTATAGCTGCAGCATCTTCCGGTGGGGGCCTTCCCtgggccgggggccttaggcgaccgcctcagtcgcctaaggctcgagccggcactGGCCCAACCTGGCCTGAGGTTGCAAGGGTACTTGCATGCCTCTTCGAGAAGGATGTCGAGTTCCAGCTCATTCGTCCCAACAACTACAAGGGCCTGAAAAGGATGCCTAGCCTCAAGGTAATGGCTCTAAACTTACATATATAAATAGCTTCGCATTATTCTCACTCGAGCATGAATAAATATAACCAATCAGCTCTATTCTGTGTCGCAGGGCCCACGATTCAAATTTCGTCAGGGCGGGGAAGAAGGGAAGATGACCCTCGTCGGTAAGAAAAAACATTAGCTAGCTAAGTCAGCCGCATCCTGACAGCCTTAGATCTTGGATTGGTGGCATTGTTTTGATTGCAGACTCGAGGAAGATATGCCGACGCATTACGGAGAAGTATGTGGACGAAGGGAACAAGGACCTTCTGGGGACCGGCACGCTCGAAAGGGCATCGATCGAGCGATGGCTGCAGACCGAGGCTCGGCGCTTCGACCCCCCAAGCTCTGCTCTGGTGCTCCACCTGGCATTTGCGCCCCTCATGGAGCTGGAGCAGGACAAGGAGGAGATCGAGCAGAACAAACAGAAGCTGAACGAGGTGCTCGACACGTACGAGAAGAGGCTGCAGGAGACGAAGTTCCTGGCGGGGGACAAGTTCACGCTTGCTGACCTCTCGCACCTGCCCAACGCCCAGTTTTTGGCGTCGAACGACGAGTGCCGCTCGTTGATCAGGTCGAGGAAGATGGTGAGCGGGTGGTGGGATCAGATATCGCTCCGCCCCTCATGGCAGAGGGTCGTGGAGATGCAGCAGGAGATCCGGGTTATCTGAGGATTCGACCATACTCTGCTTTCTTGCTTTCTTTCAGGGTGTTTGAATCAGGTATCTTTAACtccttgtgtgtgtgtgtcatgTCCCCGATCCGAACTCTGctttctttcttgctttctttcttgCCTTCTTTCAGAGTGTTTGAAATCAGGTGTCTTTAACTCCTTTTGTGTGTGTCACGTCCCCAACCTGACTGAAGTCGAGGAACGCGATAATCCCACGTTGGATAGGGACCTACGAGCAGTGCAAGATGACAAGCAGGATAATAaacataaatttttattttttttgaaattttcaagacTGGGTAATTCGAATTTCAGAGCATTTTTCAAGAAGCTAAATTTATAGGGTAAAGCTGATGGGTTGCAGAAATTAAATTCAAGAAGTTATCGAGTCTTCTgcattttcctctacctttgTTTCTTAATATTGCAGTGTATCATCTAGCCCACCATGTCGGATTGTTCAACAACTAAGATTTCCATGGAGCAACTTTCATGTACTTAAAAGGGACTCCTTTTGTCCAGCAAGCAGCTTAAACAACCCAATTACTGGCAGGATACAAATAACATAAGGCATAACAATTTTTGCCTCCCTAACCGATGATACTTTCGGTAACTCATCATATTTACCTTTTTGTGTAGATGGCTTTTATCGTCTGCAAATGTATCGATTTGTGTACAGCTTATGCTcaacacctttctttttctttccccggCGGCCTCATTCTGCCTGTCCCTAGTACTGTGTATCCATAGCTAACCAATTCACCAAAATTAGACTGCTAGAAAAGAATACAGATGCATAGGCCTGCTAGAATACAGTTATTGCTCTGTCGGAAGTCCATTCTGTACCCAAGCTGAATATCCACCAGCAATGTCAGGATCCCAGTAAAACCCtgcagaaaatgaaagaaatgtTACTGAAGTGAAACTGCAGCATTGTATAGATGCACCACACAATGCTACAATAAACCACTATGAAGCTTTTCACTGATGAGCAATTTTTTTTGCAAATGTACAAGGCAGTGATGATGGTTTATTTCTTGACATAAAATAGTGCCTGCATCTCTAAGACCTGGTATTTGCCATAAGATAATGGAGTTTATGTTTCTACAGCACAGAATCATGTCACTAATACGTACTGCTGATTGAAGTTCGGTTGCAGCCATTAGCGACCGTTTCCCACTTAAACAACCCTAGAAAGCGAAGGAAATACAAGATGGATAAGCTAGAAAGCTGACAAAATGAAGATATAGCATGAGTGAGAAGAATCTGAGCAAACTCACAACAATTATTGCAT
It includes:
- the LOC103723505 gene encoding glutathione S-transferase F10-like, which codes for MEGMSICIAAASSGGGLPWAGGLRRPPQSPKARAGTGPTWPEVARVLACLFEKDVEFQLIRPNNYKGLKRMPSLKGPRFKFRQGGEEGKMTLVDSRKICRRITEKYVDEGNKDLLGTGTLERASIERWLQTEARRFDPPSSALVLHLAFAPLMELEQDKEEIEQNKQKLNEVLDTYEKRLQETKFLAGDKFTLADLSHLPNAQFLASNDECRSLIRSRKMVSGWWDQISLRPSWQRVVEMQQEIRVI